The Phaeodactylum tricornutum CCAP 1055/1 chromosome 8, whole genome shotgun sequence genome has a window encoding:
- a CDS encoding predicted protein has protein sequence MMTVPREIVLEAYACENDDGDYDEDDDEYAGVDAENDNKNVNGSPEAAWKRWGLSHVRLYNRLSPAMEDSSLAMENSSPAMENSSPAMENSSPAMENSSPHQSLPLPKRTTRTDVEAAVHAANRTANVSAISINGGVILKIDSGSSKSLRSRQRECKLSGGCNQWLGIATWSLVLALIQFQFDKVAADSGVEPEDFYTISTLAFRESLWTYGATVNICRSIAFMLPTNLYVDSWAPEFGLTAVLLLVLTERPFTSYVVLLVAMIALNVCIAASCIGFLVTSVYGPGTQLDPPTSAFGDTGIPPEEISSLESSLELL, from the coding sequence ATGATGACGGTACCTCGAGAGATTGTCTTGGAAGCCTACGCGTGCGAGAACGACGATGGCgactacgacgaagacgatgacgagtATGCGGGAGTCGATGCGGagaacgacaacaagaacgTCAACGGTAGTCCCGAGGCGGCATGGAAACGTTGGGGTTTAAGTCACGTTCGATTGTACAATCGCCTGTCGCCCGCTATGGAAGATTCGTCGCTAGCTATGGAAAATTCGTCGCCAGCTATGGAAAATTCGTCGCCAGCTATGGAAAATTCGTCGCCAGCTATGGAAAATTCGTCGCCACACCAGTCGCTTCCTCTTCCTAAGAGGACGACAAGGACCGATGTGGAAGCTGCTGTACACGCTGCCAACAGAACTGCCAACGTATCCGCAATATCAATCAACGGCGGTGTCATTCTTAAAATAGACTCGGGCTCGTCCAAATCACTCCGCTCCCGCCAACGAGAGTGTAAATTATCCGGTGGGTGCAATCAGTGGCTAGGAATTGCGACGTGGAGTTTAGTATTGGCCCTCATTCAGTTCCAGTTCGACAAAGTTGCGGCAGACTCCGGGGTCGAACCGGAAGACTTCTACACCATCAGTACACTGGCATTTCGCGAATCGTTGTGGACGTATGGTGCCACTGTCAATATTTGTCGCAGCATAGCTTTCATGCTTCCGACCAATCTATACGTGGATTCCTGGGCTCCCGAATTCGGTCTCACTGCTGTACTCCTACTGGTGCTCACGGAACGACCCTTTACGTCCTACGTGGTCCTTCTTGTTGCCATGATTGCCTTGAACGTTTGTATTGCCGCTAGTTGCATTGGTTTTCTCGTCACGTCCGTGTATGGACCCGGTACGCAACTGGATCCACCCACAAGCGCCTTTGGTGACACAGGCATTCCTCCCGAAGAAATCTCCTCTCTGGAATCATCACTGGAACTCTTGTAG
- a CDS encoding predicted protein, which yields GVSYVVKKQGNGPQAEVGELVAIRFAAYVNDGQNKLDDIFDTPEPYYTRVGSGGLVKGVEEVLPMMRLGDRWVLTIPGDMAFGKKGRPSSAGKPRIPGDAVITFDLEMVGLPGKEQELIELIGDD from the exons GGCGTTTCGTACGTCGTCAAGAAACAAGGGAATGGCCCGCAGGCGGAAGTGGGTGAGCTTGTGGCGATTCGATTCGCCGCCTACGTGAACGATGGCCAGAACAAGCTGGACGATATTTTCGATACGCCTGAGCCTTATTACACACGAGTCGGTAGTGGTGGTCTCGTCAAGGGTGTGGAAGAAGTCTTGCCCATGATGCGTTTGGGAGATCGTTGGGTGTTGACCATTCCA GGTGATATGGCCTTTGGGAAAAAGGGACGTCCGTCCTCGGCGGGCAAACCGCGAATTCCGGGAGACGCAGTCATTACCTTTGATTTGGAAATGGTCGGTCTTCCGGGCAAGGAACAAGAGCTCATTGAACTCATTGGTGATGATTAA
- a CDS encoding predicted protein, whose product MSAKERDDPRVGLQYMFIQSTDTLRGVEIDARVPTGWNDKPPLLEGPRGQPETINLLKGLVRRGVPPVLRCAVWLSNVVQAVHPHQEPSYWYEYRTLAKARALDYAYETLLSRIVAEQSENCTPSDDRTQRPNVWEALDAPTYGQDPRNPVYINHTTVNGTLAARKVLIALEQILGLEYAPLLPTVVHLCLTNMAESYAFCTVREMAQSASRYMPTTRREHLAFGKAFRDIVHKLHEKTAEYLEDRGLLDPENLTCIFQNMFIGILPMHLVLRLFDMYTLEGHKVLFRFGVALMVLYKMEAAEKLITISNHVEFWDHLKIWAHDPRFNFDFVVRKAYGVHGRLVRKQLRFPSRQVLRRIIKLEEQRLIEDGGMDDENPQSAARPVGLVQRNVILEGGEVVKPVLAQSTQARTYLATWLPLAMRLTNLDLLYSTNYHGRSLERFYSHVKTSKHTFVLCEVLDGSVASNGTPTIVGMYASQAWRASPRVYGDGECFLFRLSPDAECWTWHPIPMTADAGDTFSENNETALLEQFMVGTRTYISMGGNPDGSCGLRLNEDLTVGESSPAVGFENEPLHGTGRNSVFQIGLVEAYGFTRQIDGRPI is encoded by the exons ATGTCCGCCAAGGAAAGGGACGATCCCCGGGTTGGTCTCCAATACATGTTTATACAGAGTACAGATACGCTGCGGGGTGTGGAAATTGACGCACGGGTGCCCACGGGTTGGAATGACAAACCACCGCTGCTAGAGGGACCAAGAGGACAACCCGAAACAATCAATTTACTCAAAGGG CTGGTCCGACGAGGTGTGCCACCCGTCCTCCGCTGTGCCGTTTGGCTCTCCAACGTGGTGCAAGCCGTACATCCCCATCAAGAACCCTCTTACTGGTACGAATACCGTACCTTGGCCAAAGCCCGGGCTTTGGATTACGCGTACGAAACTCTCCTCTCCCGTATCGTGGCCGAGCAGTCGGAAAATTGCACACCCTCGGATGACCGAACCCAGCGTCCCAACGTATGGGAGGCCTTGGACGCACCAACGTACGGACAAGATCCGCGGAATCCGGTGTACATTAACCACACCACCGTCAATGGAACACTTGCAGCCAGGAAGGTACTCATTGCCTTGGAACAAATCCTCGGTCTCGAATACGCCCCTCTCTTACCCACCGTGGTGCACTTATGCTTGACCAACATGGCGGAATCCTACGCCTTTTGCACGGTCCGCGAAATGGCGCAATCCGCCTCGAGGTACATGCCCACCACCCGACGCGAGCATTTGGCCTTTGGCAAGGCCTTTCGTGACATTGTCCATAAATTGCACGAGAAAACTGCGGAATACCTCGAGGACCGGGGACTACTCGATCCCGAAAATCTCACGTGCATTTTCCAAAACATGTTTATCGGCATTCTACCCATGCATCTCGTACTACGACTCTTTGACATGTATACCTTGGAAGGCCACAAGGTACTCTTCCGATTCGGGGTTGCCCTCATGGTGCTTTACAAAATGGAAGCGGCCGAAAAGCTTATCACGATAAGCAACCACGTAGAGTTTTGGGATCACCTCAAGATTTGGGCACACGATCCGAGATTCAATTTTGACTTTGTTGTCCGCAAGGCCTACGGTGTCCACGGACGGCTCGTCCGTAAGCAATTGCGATTTCCTTCCCGCCAGGTACTGCGACGCATCATTAAACTCGAAGAGCAGCGGCTGATAGAAGACGGCGGCATGGACGACGAGAACCCGCAATCAGCCGCGCGACCGGTCGGCCTAGTCCAACGGAATGTGATACTCGAAGGCGGCGAAGTGGTCAAACCGGTACTGGCCCAATCCACCCAGGCCCGGACATATCTGGCCACCTGGCTGCCGCTGGCCATGAGATTGACCAATCTGGATTTGCTGTACTCCACCAACTATCACGGTCGATCGCTTGAACGCTTCTACTCGCACGTGAAAACGTCGAAACACACCTTCGTTTTGTGTGAAGTCTTGGACGGTTCCGTGGCGTCAAACGGGACCCCTACTATCGTTGGGATGTACGCCTCACAAGCTTGGCGGGCATCTCCCCGTGTTTACGGAGACGGCGAGTGCTTTCTATTCCGTTTATCGCCAGACGCTGAATGTTGGACATGGCATCCCATACCAATGACCGCCGATGCGGGGGACACCTTTTCTGAAAACAACGAAACCGCCCTTTTGGAACAGTTTATGGTTGGCACGCGTACTTATATTTCCATGGGCGGCAATCCCGATGGCTCTTGCGGCCTACGACTCAATGAAGATTTGACCGTGGGAGAATCCTCGCCCGCCGTCGGGTTCGAGAACGAACCCCTGCACGGTACTGGCCGCAACAGCGTCTTTCAAATTGGTCTGGTGGAAGCGTACGGATTCACCCGCCAAATTGACGGACGCCCCATTTAA
- a CDS encoding predicted protein: MKIAFLFLSCLCALTLQESWARGFLSKDFRKKLRRHFESASPADGPEAIENSTSGQDGNVRPGLVPSSSGEDGPVNHTPCNRGMANIPCLADVSEAGGLNRSVTDLYEDGAKVGVQAETWSTTRDANVAYWLENHINQMSERMATRGVRKWDPVFQAFYVHHNGFHITCHPIGEYDEADMEDDREGVRCEIKLTEDGLDDPCALDLIEAHADLVSQFADPNAVRQAMAASHDAPDSCRGVARGLLS; the protein is encoded by the coding sequence ATGAAAATagctttcctttttcttaGTTGTCTATGTGCTTTGACCCTCCAAGAGTCTTGGGCGAGAGGGTTCTTGTCGAAagattttcgaaagaaactgCGCCGCCATTTCGAAAGTGCATCCCCAGCCGATGGACCCGAAGCCATTGAAAATTCCACAAGTGGCCAAGATGGCAATGTGAGACCAGGTTTGGTGCCATCTTCTTCCGGAGAGGACGGACCTGTAAATCACACGCCTTGCAATCGCGGAATGGCCAACATTCCCTGTCTGGCGGATGTGTCGGAAGCCGGAGGCCTAAACCGCAGTGTCACGGATCTGTATGAGGATGGTGCCAAGGTTGGGGTCCAAGCCGAAACCTGGTCTACCACAAGAGACGCCAATGTAGCGTACTGGCTTGAGAATCATATCAACCAAATGAGCGAGCGCATGGCGACGCGCGGAGTGCGTAAATGGGACCCTGTATTTCAAGCATTCTACGTCCACCACAACGGATTCCACATCACCTGCCACCCAATTGGAGAATACGACGAGGCAGATATGGAAGACGATCGCGAGGGAGTTCGGTGTGAAATCAAGCTTACGGAAGATGGCTTAGATGACCCCTGCGCCTTGGATTTGATTGAGGCACACGCTGATCTAGTAAGCCAGTTTGCCGATCCAAATGCCGTTCGACAGGCAATGGCAGCCTCGCACGATGCACCCGATTCTTGCCGTGGAGTTGCTCGTGGTCTACTTTCGTAG
- a CDS encoding predicted protein, whose protein sequence is EHKKPRKLLTILQRIRHDEKQSRQKSLIILFFARIKTLLYMHTFLTKERVACLTLHSQLKQHEREQAVRAFQSGQTSLLLATDIAARGIHVANVSFVINYDFPGNLEQYIHRCGRAGRNGQGGTVYSFFTRNLAPLAADAVALLESSQQWIDPNLRALAEKT, encoded by the coding sequence GAGCATAAAAAACCACGCAAGCTCTTGACAATCCTACAGCGCATTCGTCATGACGAGAAACAATCCCGTCAGAAATCCTTGATTATCTTGTTCTTTGCCAGGATCAAGACTCTACTGTACATGCATACATTTTTGACCAAAGAACGAGTTGCCTGCCTCACATTGCACAGTCAACTGAAGCAACACGAACGCGAACAAGCCGTGCGTGCCTTTCAAAGTGGTCAGActtcgttgttgttggccaCGGATATTGCTGCGCGTGGCATTCATGTGGCAAACGTGTCGTTTGTGATTAACTACGATTTTCCCGGAAATTTAGAGCAGTATATTCATCGGTGTGGACGTGCGGGACGCAACGGCCAGGGAGGCACCGTTTACAGCTTCTTCACCCGCAATCTAGCGCCATTGGCGGCTGACGCGGTTGCTCTATTGGAGTCAAGCCAACAGTGGATAGATCCCAATTTAAGAGCCCTGGCGGAGAAGACG
- a CDS encoding predicted protein, whose amino-acid sequence MSAIFDFSSLVTVLLLLICTCTYLRELRPGIFDAAREGFWGFLWKLSRVGERLSPYVGAGCALMAVHILFFK is encoded by the exons ATGTCCGCGATTTTCGATTTTTCTTCGCTCGTGACGGTATTGCTATTGCTTATTTGCACATGCACATATCTTCGAGAATTGCGGCCAGGTATTTTTGATG CCGCACGGGAGGGCTTTTGGGGATTTTTGTGGAAGCTATCTCGCGTAGGCGAGCGATTGAGCCCGTATGTTGGAGCCGGGTGTGCACTCATGGCCGTTCACATTCTATTTTTCAAGTAG
- a CDS encoding predicted protein produces MSNSSDSPRNEIPSMTIPSILDNAILVPKESGIELSIDSALLAALRHPRERVALLRLEQALCDFVTAEPASFALNNASDDNETNVTASGSPLAGWMEVGGAFNAQILRPHSSPESSVKAGAAPCPQGKQTSFQRCLVHRLADRFLIQRQTGSVLDQSIRLIRTTESKLPSILLQDLEPSQYALVDDEVQNNLAFDQQRQAPDTNVQPMLRKGASMDLNNGKPRKMKIMKRSGKDVLQSQSSMESSSSNHLKLGKNGLGGNVSSLTEKEKAYAEARARIFSTDSNSNLAGMADAENDAASPSAQDLITPMASCNISSTADNATAKSSALQAAAPTFRPQSLNGTSLVQIEPTGTSSVTASKAVYRNRMEEATDPDFRRGRIVSGYGNPILYPASAGDCTIAVTGEIDPYLVAHNQQHSQHVLAQAAYSANQTHPMASSIRPSGNGMLPLTQPTMYTGYASTVIPASSGQYYDYYSTPYPATAYSYTQGSTPSTLTPSPYRSASMEKSTRSSTSKIATASTPRTAASPTSSSYPR; encoded by the coding sequence ATGAGCAACTCATCGGATTCCCCGAGAAATGAGATTCCGTCAATGACGATTCCGTCCATACTAGACAATGCAATACTTGTGCCGAAGGAATCTGGAATTGAATTGTCTATTGATTCCGCTTTGCTCGCCGCACTCCGGCATCCCCGGGAACGAGTTGCCTTACTCCGTCTCGAACAAGCCTTGTGCGATTTTGTGACGGCGGAACCGGCATCTTTTGCATTGAATAATGCCAGTGATGACAACGAGACCAATGTCACTGCCAGTGGCAGTCCACTCGCGGGTTGGATGGAAGTTGGCGGGGCCTTCAATGCCCAAATTCTAAGGCCGCACTCGTCGCCCGAGTCTTCTGTCAAAGCTGGCGCCGCGCCCTGTCCACAAGGTAAACAAACTTCCTTCCAACGCTGTCTGGTTCACCGGTTGGCCGATCGGTTTTTGATTCAACGGCAGACCGGCTCTGTTCTGGACCAGTCGATTCGATTGATTCGGACGACGGAATCGAAACTCCCGTCTATTCTACTACAAGACTTGGAACCGTCCCAGTATGCtctcgtcgacgatgaaGTACAGAACAACTTAGCATTTgaccaacaacgacaagctCCGGACACCAACGTTCAACCGATGCTACGAAAAGGCGCTAGCATGGATCTGAATAACGGAAAGCCGCGGAAAATGAAGATTATGAAGCGATCCGGCAAGGACGTTTTGCAGTCGCAATCTTCCATGGAATCCAGTTCATCTAACCATTTGAAATTGGGCAAGAACGGTCTAGGTGGAAATGTGAGCAGCTTGACAGAGAAGGAAAAAGCCTACGCTGAAGCGCGGGCGCGCATTTTTAGTACCGATAGTAACAGCAATCTTGCGGGTATGGCGGATGCCGAAAACGACGCCGCAAGCCCATCGGCGCAAGATTTGATCACACCCATGGCATCTTGCAACATAAGTTCGACTGCAGATAATGCGACCGCAAAGTCGAGTGCGTTACAAGCGGCGGCACCGACGTTTCGGCCTCAATCCTTGAACGGAACGTCCTTGGTACAAATTGAGCCGACCGGCACAAGCTCTGTCACAGCAAGCAAGGCCGTCTACCGCAATCGCATGGAGGAAGCAACAGATCCTGACTTTCGAAGAGGGCGCATCGTCTCCGGATATGGCAATCCAATTCTGTACCCAGCGAGCGCTGGAGATTGTACCATCGCGGTAACAGGTGAAATTGACCCGTATCTGGTCGCTCACAATCAGCAGCACTCCCAACACGTTCTAGCGCAGGCGGCATATTCCGCGAATCAAACTCACCCGATGGCCTCTTCGATTAGGCCTTCGGGGAATGGGATGCTTCCACTTACGCAGCCCACCATGTACACGGGTTATGCCTCCACTGTGATCCCCGCTAGTTCGGGACAGTACTACGACTACTACTCAACACCCTACCCCGCTACCGCATATTCCTATACACAGGGATCAACTCCTTCAACCTTGACACCATCGCCGTACCGATCAGCGTCAATGGAAAAATCGACCAGGAGCAGTACGTCAAAGATTGCCACGGCGTCGACACCGCGTACCGCCGCATCGCCGACATCCAGCTCATACCCACGATGA
- a CDS encoding predicted protein gives MPVWSTKSIVPVGSRSYLLRDTLTVSLSPPDFNLPTDCSDSAPIGTRMFTQSVATASTTFATMAKARPKQRHLDVDGSKSYDNVQYEDCHEEDLDEEDSNFCYVPFQTDEPEDSENRNEHCCESVAYWYVLPVLLLVQFGLAFANDPNLQSTHGGVVQWRIANYSIALFTVTHYLYRNTLQECHVYDTILGIVPDVTVNVTLAMVLWGRVDVALGVLLGVLLFMSLLVAGVSMYHLLVDVPKFSNDTRCRNDGDSKDLRERLEYHPIVIV, from the exons ATGCCGGTGTGGTCGACGAAAAGCATCGTCCCCGTGGGATCGCGGTCCTACCTGTTGAGGGACACGTTAACAGTCAGTCTTTCTCCACCGGATTTTAATCTACCGACTGATT GCTCGGATAGCGCTCCTATTGGAACACGCATGTTTACACAAAGTGTCGCAACTGCAAGTACTACTTTCGCAACAATGGCAAAAGCGCGACCCAAGCAGCGTCACTTGGATGTTGACGGCAGCAAGAGTTACGACAATGTCCAGTACGAGGATTGTCACGAGGAGgacttggacgaggaagattcTAATTTCTGTTACGTTCCATTCCAGACCGACGAACCCGAGGATTCCGAGAACCGCAACGAGCACTGTTGCGAATCCGTAGCCTACTGGTACGTGCTACCTGTTCTACTGTTGGTACAGTTCGGCCTCGCCTTTGCCAACGACCCGAATCTTCAATCGACGCACGGCGGTGTCGTCCAATGGAGAATTGCCAATTACTCCATTGCGCTGTTTACGGTTACGCACTACTTGTATCGCAACACTCTTCAGGAGTGTCATGTATACGATACCATCCTCGGGATCGTTCCAGACGTGACCGTCAATGTAACCCTAGCCATGGTATTGTGGGGACGTGTGGATGTGGCTCTAGGTGTCCTCCTCGGCGTCTTGCTCTTTATGAGCCTCCTGGTGGCCGGAGTTAGCATGTACCATTTGCTTGTCGACGTGCCAAAGTTCTCGAACGACACCCGTTGTAGGAATGATGGAGACTCGAAGGACCTACGAGAACGCTTGGAGTATCATCCAATTGTGATTGTTTGA
- a CDS encoding predicted protein, with protein sequence MARGKGRTIAIKLISTAGTGFFYTTRKNVTNTPNKLAFIKFDPVVRRRVVFKEGKIK encoded by the coding sequence ATGGCTCGTGGTAAGGGACGGACTATTGCTATCAAGTTGATTTCAACAGCCGGTACGGGATTTTTCTACACGACAAGGAAGAACGTTACCAACACGCCGAATAAGCTAGCCTTTATCAAATTCGACCCGGTAGTTCGGCGACGGGTGGTCTTTAAAGAAGGCAAAATCAAGTAA
- a CDS encoding predicted protein, which translates to MTTRWHSSLRSLIRPRRVGILHRRLFHATSSPQSVLHTEWIGRPSLDSQPLTGTVLVFLHGLLGNSRNVKTLAQKTCALYTSPGLLVDLRGHGRSKECHEYGSGTETDRVPVTLDDCVGDIQETLQHVGVSQSTNGKLTSTTNITFVGHSLGGRVAMQYVHARLEPRPSHVWLLDTVPGLTNTKVESVLRIAQLVREEKSAWTRPNLQRALTESHGLDTATAQWLASSYDPSTHDFGFDLTVAHNLVQSMDEQDFLGFLQEAVHEHWCKIDLVRGGQNADWHAYPHTISLLQAMAKEHAGTFGYHTLPKAGHWVHIDDLPGLLNAMRSRLL; encoded by the coding sequence ATGACAACGCGTTGGCATTCTTCTCTTCGGTCACTGATTCGGCCTCGTCGCGTCGGAATCCTTCATCGACGGCTGTTCCACGCGACGAGTTCCCCACAAAGTGTGTTGCATACCGAATGGATCGGACGCCCCAGTCTGGACAGCCAGCCGTTGACTGGTACCGTGCTCGTCTTTTTGCACGGCTTATTGGGGAACAGTCGTAACGTCAAGACGTTGGCGCAAAAAACATGCGCGTTGTACACCTCACCGGGCCTTTTGGTGGACCTCCGCGGACACGGACGATCGAAGGAATGCCACGAGTATGGGAGTGGCACAGAGACGGATCGAGTTCCCGTAACCTTGGATGACTGCGTCGGAGATATCCAAGAAACACTCCAACACGTTGGTGTGTCACAATCTACCAATGGCAAATTGACGAGCACCACCAACATTACCTTCGTGGGACATTCCCTCGGCGGCCGTGTCGCCATGCAGTACGTGCACGCACGGTTGGAACCCCGGCCATCGCACGTGTGGCTGCTCGATACCGTTCCGGGCCTCACCAACACCAAGGTAGAATCCGTTCTCCGGATAGCGCAATTGGTCCGGGAGGAGAAATCGGCGTGGACTCGACCCAACCTCCAGCGTGCACTGACCGAATCGCACGGTTTGGATACCGCGACGGCTCAGTGGCTGGCGAGTTCTTACGATCCCTCGACGCacgactttggctttgacCTCACTGTGGCGCACAATCTCGTACAGAGTATGGATGAACAGGACTTTTTGGGGTTTCTCCAGGAGGCCGTCCACGAACACTGGTGTAAAATTGATCTAGTCCGGGGTGGCCAAAACGCGGACTGGCACGCCTATCCCCACACAATTTCCTTGCTACAGGCGATGGCGAAAGAGCACGCCGGAACGTTTGGTTACCACACTCTACCCAAAGCCGGACATTGGGTCCATATTGATGATTTGCCCGGTCTTTTGAACGCCATGCGATCCCGCCTTTTGTGA
- a CDS encoding predicted protein: MSQFIVNPKPFLVDLTGKTVKVKLKWGMEYQGVLAAADAYMNLQLSATEEFLDGQFAGFLGDVLIRCNNVLYVQAAPAEEDEEAMKE, from the exons ATG TCACAATTCATAGTAAATCCGAAGCCATTCTTGGTCGATTTAACGGGGAAAACCGTAAAAGTCAAGCTCAAGTGGGGCATGGAGTACCAAGGTGTATTGGCAGCTGCCGATGCGTACATGAATCTGCAACTGTCTGCTACGGAAGAATTTCTCGATGGTCAATTCGCCGGATTTTTGGGGGACGTATTAATACGGTGCAACAACGTTTTATACGTACAAGCGGCACCCgcagaagaagacgaggaagccATGAAGGAATGA
- the PSF2 gene encoding predicted protein (Associ cdc45+MCM(helicase syst me)+GINS), translating to MGKGPNVLEPSASSQSPPSSQIRIFRPISGVMNYGQHGRDLLMELKRSEGNGLTEGVSLPAYNDKSVQSALQELTLHVQALNDQVESTRELSPDGKPPISVRPSILLQSAAIQRNKRCLLAYHQTRLDRIQQLYYWQSQEAAEENMCPPEIEFLRDYEKLVQSFQASTGVSWDLRSQTVPPQPSDRVQVRVVNADKFDGGPIVLESGVSVVLTVGSTHYLLYSDVEEYLRSGDLELLPGEENI from the exons ATGGGGAAAGGACCCAACG TTCTAGAACCAAGTGCTTCGTCCCAAAGCCCACCCTCCTCACAGATACGAATCTTTCGTCCAATATCTGGCGTCATGAATTACGGTCAGCACGGACGCGACTTGTTGATGGAGCTCAAACGATCCGAGGGGAACGGGTTGACGGAGGGTGTATCGTTGCCAGCGTACAACGACAAGTCCGTGCAATCGGCACTCCAAGAACTTACTTTGCACGTGCAGGCTTTGAATGACCAAGTTGAGTCCACAAGGGAACTTTCACCGGACGGAAAACCGCCAATCTCCGTCCGGCCTTCGATTCTGTTACAGAGTGCAGCAATTCAGCGGAACAAGCGCTGTTTGCTGGCTTACCACCAAACGCGATTGGATCGCATCCAACAACTGTATTACTGGCAATCGCAAGAAGCAGCCGAGGAGAACATGTGTCCACCGGAAATTGAGTTTTTGCGGGACTACGAGAAGCTCGTGCAAAGCTTTCAAGCCAGCACCGGAGTATCGTGGGATCTGCGCAGTCAAACTGTTCCGCCGCAGCCTTCCGATCGGGTACAAGTCCGAGTCGTAAACGCGGACAAGTTTGATGGTGGACCCATTGTTCTCGAATCTGGAGTTAGCGTGGTTTTGACTGTGGGGTCGACGCATTATTTACTTTACAGCGACGTTGAGGAGTACCTAAGGTCGGGCGATCTGGAACTGTTGCCCGGAGAAGAAAACATTTGA